A single Actinomycetota bacterium DNA region contains:
- a CDS encoding DEAD/DEAH box helicase has translation MALNPIVFTENVVKSFLRYQFTTYAFADERLRAQMRKLLALDATRQSPLLQGPFVSLSRPFSKGAEVDQLISEGLLHPHMRQRIPESISHLYGHQEQAIRAIASGKTTLVSTGTGSGKTECFLYPIVSKCLKLRDDEEASGISAVIIYPMNALAEDQLMRMRSLLAGTGITFGMYVGKTPEHEHEVAGIRMPAGSSRADYEAKLAQIRQEKRSETVYPPEEVCSREMMRSAGGQPRILLTNVKQIELLLTRQKDVELFADARLDFLVFDEAHTFTGAQGAETACLIRRLRAFCGRSEQQTVCIATSATIADPSDPDAARNFASRFFGVPAANVKTIGEAYQKDVWSSERVVAPPLRFDPGQLLDECVSAVEADEAQITEEVSLAYHRLSGKELPEGDWAEALGRELAHSEIAYQLSEVLVAPRALGELPGLLEPHLGRSISEAEILAWLTLGAAARAGGRPLLRPVVHGFVRGVSGAVVSFPLDDEPVLRLAAEDEITGPEQEKLAHFPVLTCTTCGQHYYVTTLKDFRFLGRRPEGGEAHGDSSFWEPLEEAQGGSRVVLVDRIVGGEDDEDLDERDRLAEVHVCRHCGAMHPDPFARCGHCGVVGQSVRLFAVRQKESNPGRLTSCLSCRANGRGLSGFYREPAKPVRAVNVADVHVLAQDMVHHSERPRLLVFCDNRQDAAFQAGWMKDHSRRFRLRGLMAEGLKEGRLSIGELALYIDDRLEKDESLSRALVPEVWLVVRKEGGGGRHEQERRKFLRIQVLREVTLSSRQSIGLEPWGRMKVEYEGLSEAWPWIQRNANYLGIPPNDLCDGVATVLDYFRRTRVLHDPEREIFSRFWMDGDLEIQQGYLQQIGAPKGTKLRRGYSEKSEWVAQWLSDRGDTTMSQVAKKWGVPPDEVEEFLEGLFGELVERQLLVPVTLKGSRGNPLPDVSEVYQLDADKLRLSSNHGVWQCGSCRRRYSRRTPKMACTSWRCGGELQWVAEDPDNYDLQLLDSGYSMLRPEEHTAMVPADERERLENLFKGDTDALNALVCTPTLELGVDIGQLDAVLMRNVPPLPANYWQRAGRAGRRHRMAVDMTYCRPTSHDRAYFSDPIKLLAGRVDPPAFNLSNEVMVGKHVHATVITRLHQYVHDTARAPEGRAHIDTVLRACLPNRVSSYLFDGGLVRTAPFDFSPFDRLIRDNADDLVEYVAAAFRNGWPEEDAAVVDMERLRTCVLGMAAEIAIVVSRVRRRLAWAMEQIARLNRLREQQGSLDPEDDALFRRCDSLVKRMKGTKRRSRREAEGYDDVNTFGMLAAEGFLPGYGLEVGSILGIAEIPFWRTGAMEFALPRSPSVALREYVPGNLIYANGNRFVARRFHRDVDEESAEIPAFEVSIERQAVKQIEFPGGTSALGPQALEAIAVCDVDLMHQSHISDDEVLRFQMGVAVHGVEREQHNGGRSYSWGPQDVQHLRGDRLRLVNIGASSAIARKTPYLGYPVCTVCGQSVSPLSSERQLEKFSESHEERCGRPVRPVGFYADVAADALILRSCADHTAAYSVLEVLRMGAAQVLDMHRDDLQVLVLGHVDRDEVDAVLWDQMAGGSGLLDQILERFNDVLAAARAIAADCPAVCASSCVDCLQTFRNGYYHKHLDRTVVLECLDAWGEQLAKGHEIPPKQPSREPSGGSYPVNEPERRLRALLLAAGFSEGVRGEQIRLDVAIGTTTPDVIYRGEHHDEDEGVAIYLDGMSSGLHGDPRVAAKDRQIRDWLRGHGWEVIEVTVAELGDPGAMAKHFRRLAGYLGDNDLRESVRRDTSWFATD, from the coding sequence GTGGCTCTGAACCCAATCGTCTTCACTGAGAATGTCGTGAAGAGCTTTTTGCGGTACCAGTTCACTACCTACGCCTTCGCAGACGAGCGACTGCGTGCGCAGATGCGAAAACTGCTCGCCTTGGATGCCACGCGGCAGTCGCCACTGCTCCAGGGGCCCTTTGTAAGCCTGTCTCGGCCCTTCAGTAAAGGCGCCGAAGTCGACCAGCTGATCTCCGAGGGCCTTTTGCATCCCCACATGCGTCAGCGCATCCCCGAATCCATCTCGCACCTCTACGGGCATCAGGAGCAGGCGATTCGTGCGATCGCCTCGGGAAAGACGACACTAGTCTCGACCGGAACCGGCTCGGGTAAGACCGAGTGCTTTCTCTATCCTATCGTCAGCAAGTGCCTAAAGCTGCGGGATGACGAGGAAGCATCCGGCATCAGCGCTGTCATCATCTATCCGATGAACGCGCTGGCTGAGGATCAGTTAATGCGAATGCGCTCCCTCCTTGCAGGCACAGGCATCACTTTCGGCATGTACGTAGGCAAGACGCCGGAGCACGAACACGAGGTCGCTGGTATTCGGATGCCCGCTGGCTCTTCGCGGGCAGACTACGAGGCCAAGCTAGCGCAGATTCGGCAGGAGAAGCGAAGCGAGACGGTCTATCCGCCGGAAGAGGTTTGTTCCCGGGAGATGATGCGCTCGGCAGGCGGTCAGCCGCGAATCCTGCTAACGAACGTCAAGCAGATTGAGCTCTTGCTTACTCGGCAAAAGGATGTGGAGCTGTTCGCCGACGCGCGGCTGGATTTCCTGGTGTTCGATGAGGCCCATACCTTCACAGGCGCGCAAGGTGCTGAGACGGCGTGCCTGATTCGTAGGCTGCGTGCCTTCTGTGGACGCAGTGAGCAACAGACCGTGTGCATAGCCACATCCGCAACAATCGCTGATCCAAGCGACCCTGATGCGGCCCGCAACTTCGCTTCGAGGTTTTTCGGTGTACCTGCCGCGAATGTCAAGACCATCGGTGAGGCATACCAGAAGGACGTATGGTCCAGTGAACGAGTAGTGGCACCGCCTCTTCGTTTCGACCCCGGGCAGCTGCTAGATGAGTGCGTCAGTGCGGTCGAGGCGGATGAGGCCCAGATCACCGAGGAAGTCTCTCTCGCATACCACCGTCTTTCGGGCAAGGAGCTTCCGGAAGGCGATTGGGCCGAGGCTCTGGGTCGCGAGCTCGCCCACAGTGAGATTGCCTACCAGCTAAGCGAGGTATTGGTCGCGCCGCGGGCGCTAGGTGAGCTCCCCGGCCTACTTGAGCCACACCTCGGCCGTTCAATTTCCGAGGCCGAGATTCTTGCGTGGCTTACCCTCGGGGCGGCCGCAAGAGCCGGTGGGCGCCCGTTGTTGCGGCCGGTCGTCCATGGCTTCGTCAGGGGAGTCAGCGGGGCAGTCGTCAGCTTCCCGCTTGACGACGAGCCTGTGCTTCGTCTCGCCGCCGAGGACGAGATCACCGGACCTGAACAGGAGAAGCTCGCTCACTTTCCGGTTCTCACCTGCACGACTTGCGGTCAGCACTACTACGTGACGACACTGAAGGACTTTAGGTTCTTGGGGCGGCGTCCTGAAGGTGGGGAGGCTCACGGCGATAGCAGTTTCTGGGAGCCGCTAGAAGAGGCGCAGGGTGGCAGCAGAGTTGTGCTTGTGGATCGGATAGTCGGTGGCGAAGACGACGAAGATCTCGATGAACGTGACCGGCTCGCCGAGGTCCACGTCTGCCGCCACTGTGGAGCGATGCACCCCGACCCCTTTGCCAGATGTGGTCATTGCGGTGTCGTGGGACAGAGTGTCCGGCTTTTCGCGGTTCGGCAGAAGGAGTCGAACCCGGGAAGGCTAACGAGCTGCCTGTCCTGTCGTGCGAACGGGCGGGGTCTGTCGGGTTTTTACCGCGAGCCCGCAAAGCCAGTGCGGGCGGTGAACGTGGCCGATGTACACGTCCTTGCGCAAGACATGGTTCACCACTCCGAGCGCCCGCGTCTGCTCGTCTTTTGCGATAACCGCCAGGATGCAGCGTTCCAGGCTGGATGGATGAAGGACCACTCCCGAAGGTTCCGTCTTCGCGGCCTGATGGCGGAGGGGCTAAAGGAGGGCCGCCTGTCAATCGGCGAGCTGGCGCTCTATATCGATGACCGGCTCGAGAAAGATGAGTCGCTTTCACGGGCACTGGTACCCGAGGTGTGGCTGGTTGTGCGCAAGGAGGGCGGAGGCGGCCGGCACGAGCAGGAGCGCCGCAAGTTTCTTCGCATCCAAGTACTGCGTGAGGTGACGCTTTCATCGCGGCAATCCATCGGACTCGAGCCATGGGGCCGCATGAAGGTAGAGTACGAAGGCCTATCCGAGGCCTGGCCGTGGATACAGCGGAACGCAAATTACCTTGGCATACCGCCCAACGATCTGTGCGATGGAGTGGCCACTGTCCTTGACTACTTCAGAAGGACCCGGGTGCTGCACGACCCGGAGCGCGAGATATTCTCTCGCTTTTGGATGGATGGCGATCTCGAAATACAGCAGGGATACCTGCAGCAGATCGGCGCCCCGAAAGGGACGAAGCTGCGGAGGGGGTATAGCGAGAAGTCCGAGTGGGTCGCCCAGTGGCTGAGCGACCGCGGCGATACAACCATGAGTCAGGTCGCCAAGAAATGGGGCGTTCCTCCCGATGAGGTAGAGGAGTTCTTGGAGGGGCTTTTCGGAGAGCTGGTCGAGCGGCAGCTGCTCGTTCCCGTTACCCTCAAGGGCTCAAGAGGCAATCCCTTGCCTGACGTCAGCGAAGTGTATCAGCTTGATGCGGACAAGCTCCGCTTGAGCTCGAATCATGGTGTGTGGCAGTGCGGAAGCTGTCGTCGACGCTACTCTCGGCGCACTCCTAAGATGGCTTGTACATCTTGGCGCTGTGGCGGTGAACTCCAGTGGGTCGCCGAGGACCCGGACAACTACGACCTGCAGCTGCTCGACTCCGGCTATTCGATGCTGCGTCCCGAGGAGCACACAGCCATGGTTCCTGCCGACGAACGGGAGCGCCTGGAGAACCTCTTCAAGGGCGACACTGACGCCTTGAACGCCCTCGTCTGCACCCCCACGCTGGAGCTCGGTGTCGATATTGGCCAGCTGGACGCGGTTCTCATGCGCAATGTGCCGCCCTTGCCCGCGAACTACTGGCAGAGGGCGGGGCGCGCGGGACGGCGTCATCGCATGGCGGTCGATATGACTTACTGCCGTCCGACCTCGCACGACCGAGCCTACTTCTCGGACCCCATCAAGTTGCTCGCGGGCAGAGTCGATCCGCCGGCTTTCAACCTGAGCAACGAGGTCATGGTCGGCAAGCACGTGCATGCCACCGTTATTACGCGACTCCATCAGTACGTCCACGACACTGCTCGCGCTCCCGAGGGACGCGCTCACATCGATACCGTGCTTCGTGCGTGTCTGCCGAATCGAGTTTCGTCGTACCTGTTCGATGGCGGGTTGGTGCGCACAGCGCCGTTCGATTTCTCGCCATTCGACCGCCTCATCCGAGATAACGCCGACGATCTCGTTGAATATGTGGCCGCCGCGTTTCGAAATGGTTGGCCGGAAGAGGATGCGGCGGTTGTTGATATGGAGCGCCTTCGCACCTGTGTTCTTGGCATGGCCGCGGAGATCGCCATCGTCGTCTCGAGGGTGCGGCGTCGTCTTGCCTGGGCCATGGAACAGATCGCGCGACTCAATAGGCTTCGCGAGCAACAGGGCTCGCTCGACCCCGAAGACGACGCGCTGTTCCGCAGGTGTGACAGTCTGGTCAAGCGAATGAAGGGAACGAAACGCCGCTCTCGTCGCGAGGCCGAGGGCTACGATGACGTGAACACGTTCGGAATGCTCGCCGCAGAGGGATTCCTGCCTGGCTACGGCCTTGAGGTTGGTTCGATCTTGGGGATAGCCGAGATTCCGTTCTGGAGGACAGGGGCAATGGAGTTTGCCCTGCCGCGCTCGCCCAGCGTTGCCCTGCGCGAGTATGTGCCGGGCAACCTTATCTACGCCAACGGAAACCGCTTCGTTGCTCGCCGCTTCCATCGCGATGTGGACGAAGAAAGTGCGGAGATTCCGGCGTTCGAGGTGTCTATCGAGCGGCAAGCAGTCAAGCAAATCGAGTTCCCAGGGGGCACATCTGCACTTGGTCCGCAGGCTCTCGAGGCTATCGCTGTTTGCGATGTCGATCTGATGCATCAGTCTCACATCTCCGACGACGAAGTGTTGCGCTTCCAGATGGGCGTGGCCGTGCACGGCGTTGAGCGAGAACAACACAACGGCGGTCGAAGCTATAGCTGGGGGCCGCAAGACGTGCAGCACCTGAGAGGCGATCGGCTGAGGCTGGTAAACATTGGAGCCTCGAGTGCAATTGCGCGCAAAACCCCTTATCTCGGCTATCCGGTCTGCACCGTTTGCGGGCAGAGCGTCTCGCCGCTCTCCTCTGAGCGTCAGCTCGAGAAGTTCAGCGAATCCCACGAGGAGCGATGTGGCCGACCGGTCAGGCCTGTCGGCTTCTATGCAGATGTCGCCGCCGACGCCTTAATATTGAGAAGCTGTGCGGATCACACGGCTGCGTACAGTGTGCTTGAGGTCCTGCGTATGGGCGCGGCCCAAGTACTCGATATGCACCGAGATGATCTTCAGGTGCTTGTGCTTGGCCATGTCGACCGCGATGAGGTCGATGCGGTTCTTTGGGATCAGATGGCCGGGGGATCAGGACTCCTCGACCAGATACTCGAGCGGTTCAACGATGTGCTCGCAGCCGCTCGCGCCATCGCAGCGGATTGTCCCGCAGTGTGTGCCTCTTCCTGCGTCGATTGCCTGCAGACCTTCCGCAACGGCTACTACCACAAGCACCTCGATAGGACAGTTGTACTCGAATGTCTCGATGCTTGGGGCGAACAGCTCGCAAAGGGTCACGAGATCCCGCCCAAACAGCCGTCCCGAGAGCCATCGGGGGGCTCATACCCGGTGAATGAACCTGAGCGCCGACTGAGAGCACTTCTGCTCGCTGCGGGCTTCTCGGAGGGAGTCAGGGGAGAGCAGATTAGGTTGGATGTCGCCATCGGAACCACTACGCCTGATGTGATCTACAGGGGTGAGCACCACGATGAGGACGAGGGCGTCGCAATCTACCTCGATGGGATGAGCAGTGGATTGCATGGAGACCCGCGTGTTGCAGCGAAGGACCGGCAAATCAGGGATTGGCTCCGTGGTCACGGCTGGGAGGTCATAGAAGTCACGGTGGCCGAGCTTGGGGATCCTGGCGCGATGGCTAAGCACTTCCGGCGCCTGGCCGGCTACCTTGGCGATAACGATCTTCGCGAATCCGTGCGCCGTGACACATCTTGGTTCGCTACCGACTAG